A part of Agrobacterium vitis genomic DNA contains:
- a CDS encoding sensor histidine kinase, translated as MTMPSITRKLLLWLSGAITVLWLVAASCGAIVMQAEFGEIFDSALQETGDRLLPLVVDDIMQRDPLKSPVQILTTVDPDSDGYLIYQVRDASGRVLMHSHAEAAAPLPAPLTPGFWQNDTYRIYTTTAVSDTIIVQVADSMTHRHISALAAGLGMLLPVIALVPLSVLAAWLIIRRSLRPVEQFRQEISEKDHGNLAEIDLSPLPKELQPIGRSVNLLLTRLRAALDAEREFTANSAHELRTPIAGALAQTQMMLAQLREPEARARASQVETSLQKLAGLAEKLLQLSRAEAGIGSTGQAVDLVPVLDLVVEDFQRATGNAIVYRHPPTATLPRAISEDAFAIVIRNMIENAVRHGTQGVPVEVTLVEDGTICVVNGSPVLPPEQLVAIRKRFQRANATTPGSGLGLSIIERLAEQMNARFDILSPASGRQDGFEARLMI; from the coding sequence ATGACCATGCCGAGCATTACCCGCAAACTTCTCCTGTGGCTTTCCGGCGCGATTACCGTGCTTTGGCTGGTGGCGGCAAGCTGCGGCGCCATCGTCATGCAGGCTGAATTCGGAGAGATTTTCGACAGCGCCCTGCAGGAGACCGGCGACCGGCTTTTGCCATTGGTCGTCGATGACATCATGCAGCGCGATCCGCTGAAGAGCCCCGTGCAAATCCTCACGACCGTCGATCCCGATTCCGACGGATATCTGATCTATCAGGTGAGAGATGCAAGCGGTCGCGTCCTGATGCATTCCCACGCCGAGGCCGCAGCCCCCCTGCCCGCACCGCTAACACCCGGTTTCTGGCAAAACGACACATACCGGATTTATACGACAACAGCGGTCAGCGACACGATCATCGTTCAAGTGGCCGACTCGATGACCCATCGGCATATCTCTGCCCTTGCGGCTGGCCTTGGCATGCTGCTGCCGGTGATTGCGCTGGTTCCGCTCAGCGTTTTGGCCGCCTGGCTGATCATCCGCCGTTCCCTGCGTCCCGTCGAACAGTTTCGGCAGGAAATCAGCGAAAAGGATCATGGCAATCTGGCGGAAATCGACCTTAGCCCACTGCCCAAAGAATTGCAGCCCATAGGGCGGTCGGTCAATCTTCTCCTCACCCGATTGCGGGCCGCTTTGGATGCCGAGCGCGAATTTACCGCCAACAGCGCCCACGAATTGCGCACCCCCATTGCTGGCGCCCTGGCGCAGACGCAAATGATGCTGGCCCAATTGCGGGAGCCGGAAGCCCGCGCCCGGGCAAGTCAGGTGGAAACCTCCCTGCAAAAGCTTGCGGGCCTGGCGGAAAAACTATTGCAATTGTCTCGGGCAGAAGCGGGCATTGGCTCGACCGGGCAGGCTGTCGATCTCGTACCGGTGCTCGATCTTGTCGTGGAGGATTTCCAGCGCGCGACGGGAAATGCCATTGTTTATCGACATCCGCCAACAGCGACCCTTCCACGCGCCATCAGCGAAGACGCCTTTGCCATCGTCATTCGCAACATGATCGAAAATGCTGTGCGGCATGGAACACAGGGCGTGCCTGTCGAGGTGACACTTGTCGAAGACGGCACGATCTGCGTCGTCAATGGCTCCCCGGTTTTGCCACCCGAGCAGTTGGTGGCCATTCGAAAACGCTTCCAACGTGCCAATGCCACCACGCCCGGATCGGGCCTCGGCTTGTCAATTATCGAGCGTTTGGCAGAGCAGATGAATGCCCGCTTCGACATCCTGTCACCCGCTAGTGGGCGACAGGATGGATTCGAGGCCCGCCTCATGATTTAA
- a CDS encoding TetR/AcrR family transcriptional regulator → MPRQDISDAGRAPVDTVAGRRRNSVKGAARREEILQAALNRFAKDGFQNAAIADIAEDVGLSLPGLLHYFPTKVDLLLAILERRDKETAPDLNKKTPHWRDFLGLLVEVTNQNMQSEGVVRAFSILNAESLLAGHPAQAWFHKRSLQLRRKLANIFAEGIMNHEIKSDIDPQGIATEIIGLMDGLQMLWLRLPDSTDMGVLFSAYVERLIASIEVSKKR, encoded by the coding sequence ATGCCAAGACAGGACATATCCGATGCAGGCCGCGCTCCCGTCGATACGGTTGCAGGCCGCCGCCGGAATTCGGTGAAAGGGGCTGCGCGGCGAGAAGAAATCCTGCAGGCTGCCCTCAACCGTTTTGCCAAGGATGGCTTTCAAAATGCCGCGATTGCAGACATTGCTGAGGATGTCGGCCTCTCACTTCCTGGTCTTCTGCATTATTTTCCGACCAAAGTGGACCTTCTCCTGGCGATCCTGGAACGGCGAGACAAAGAGACAGCGCCGGACTTAAACAAGAAAACGCCGCATTGGCGCGATTTCCTCGGCCTATTGGTTGAGGTCACCAACCAAAACATGCAGTCGGAAGGAGTGGTGCGGGCGTTTTCGATCCTCAACGCTGAAAGCCTGCTTGCCGGACACCCGGCCCAGGCCTGGTTTCACAAACGTAGCCTGCAACTGCGCCGCAAACTGGCCAACATTTTTGCAGAAGGCATTATGAATCATGAGATCAAATCCGACATAGATCCCCAAGGGATAGCAACGGAAATTATCGGCCTGATGGATGGTTTGCAAATGCTCTGGCTGCGGCTGCCCGACAGTACCGATATGGGTGTCCTGTTTTCCGCCTATGTCGAGCGGCTGATCGCCTCCATCGAGGTTTCTAAAAAGCGGTAA
- a CDS encoding MFS transporter has protein sequence MPPVLSIIAANPGIRISAIAIFFFGLSGATTAPYMSIIGIHELGLSNAHYSLLIFIASCVNVAASVAVGILADRLGHFRMPMVMVSLFGVIGYGVVFLEPNQIIFVGSALLLLPVYNALNSLIFANVRAASKDMPVRELIAVNSGVRAIISASWVLVPGLVGFFLAGQKSMLPAFLFASLGGLACFMLFLVWLPKAEARAEPSASLAFFSSLSKIASPGLLLRLGAIALITAMLQMNGVVLPLVMTGPAHGTTGDVGIIVGIVAFLEIIFILFWGWVERKTSSVATLVAGSLIYCVYLLCLGLASRPEHVYLLSGIAGFGAAAIISVPITYLQNLIADRAGLGSSLIAVNIFLSGGLNSLLFAFGTGISDYSGTAMLGALAGFCGILLLLMLEKPRSFRGAQ, from the coding sequence ATGCCGCCAGTTCTCTCCATCATTGCCGCTAATCCGGGTATCCGGATTAGCGCGATTGCGATTTTCTTCTTCGGCCTGTCCGGTGCGACCACGGCTCCCTATATGTCGATCATTGGCATACACGAGTTGGGGTTGAGCAATGCGCATTACTCGCTGCTGATTTTCATCGCGTCCTGCGTCAATGTCGCCGCCAGCGTTGCCGTGGGGATCTTGGCCGACAGGCTTGGACATTTCCGCATGCCGATGGTCATGGTCAGCTTGTTTGGCGTGATCGGTTATGGGGTGGTGTTTCTTGAGCCGAACCAGATCATCTTCGTTGGCTCCGCGCTGCTATTGCTGCCGGTTTACAACGCCTTGAATTCGCTGATATTTGCCAATGTGCGGGCCGCATCCAAGGATATGCCGGTGCGTGAACTGATTGCGGTCAATTCCGGCGTGCGGGCGATTATATCGGCCTCCTGGGTCCTGGTGCCCGGTCTGGTGGGCTTCTTTCTGGCCGGTCAGAAAAGCATGCTGCCCGCCTTTCTGTTTGCCAGCCTCGGCGGACTTGCCTGTTTCATGCTGTTTCTGGTCTGGTTGCCGAAGGCGGAGGCAAGGGCCGAACCCTCGGCAAGCCTGGCGTTTTTTTCATCCCTGTCTAAAATCGCTTCGCCAGGATTATTGTTGCGGCTTGGCGCCATCGCGCTGATTACGGCCATGCTGCAAATGAACGGCGTCGTGCTGCCCCTTGTCATGACCGGGCCAGCGCATGGCACGACCGGCGATGTCGGTATTATCGTCGGTATCGTCGCCTTTCTGGAAATCATCTTCATTCTGTTCTGGGGCTGGGTGGAGCGCAAAACCTCCAGTGTCGCGACGCTTGTTGCCGGTTCGCTGATCTATTGCGTTTATTTGTTGTGCCTCGGTCTCGCCTCGCGGCCAGAACATGTCTATCTGCTCTCCGGCATTGCCGGTTTCGGCGCGGCGGCGATTATCAGCGTGCCGATTACCTATCTGCAAAACCTGATTGCCGATCGCGCGGGCCTTGGTAGTTCGCTCATTGCGGTGAATATCTTCTTGAGCGGTGGATTGAACTCGCTGCTCTTTGCATTCGGAACCGGTATCAGCGATTATTCCGGCACAGCAATGCTCGGCGCCTTGGCCGGATTCTGCGGGATTTTGCTGTTGCTGATGCTGGAAAAGCCACGGTCCTTCAGGGGTGCTCAATGA
- a CDS encoding beta-glucosidase, giving the protein MIDRLLDEMTLEEQVSLLSGADFWTTVPVERLGIAKIKVTDGPNGARGGGSLVGGVKATCYPVAIALGATWNPALIEAMGVSLAGQVKSKGASVLLAPTVNIHRSGLNGRNFECYSEDPMLTAALAVAYIKGVQSQGVAATIKHFAGNESEIERQTMSSDIDERALREIYLLPFEQAVKKAGVMAVMSSYNRLNGTYTSEHAWLLTDVLREQWGFDGIVMSDWFGSHSTSETINAGLDLEMPGPTRDRGEKLVQAVRDGTVRPETVREAAGRILTLLERVGAFSSAPDLSEHAEDLPADRALIRKIGAEGAVLLKNDNILPLEKASLKRVAVIGPNAAVARVMGGGSAQINAHYTISPLEGIRAALQGSVDVQHSVACGNSRLVKLFSQPVTVEYFKGINCQATPVATETVQTGEFFWFDLPSPDLSLADFSVRFTSTFTPQEDGPHLLGMTNSGLAKLYVDEELVIDGYTGWKRGENFFGTANDEIRHSVEMKAGRSYAIKVEYLSPPPEEYGIHITAIRFGIEKILGEDAMVEAVECARGADVALLFVGREGQWDTEGLDLPDMRLPGRQEELIERVSAVNPNCVVVLQTGGPVEMPWLEKVKAVLQVWYPGQELGNAVADMLFGDQEPGGRLPQTFPKQLSDNSAITNDPSIYPGKDGHVRYEEGVFVGYRHHDSRNIEPLFPFGFGLGYTSFHWDEPKASASEMTVSGIKVSVKVTNTGKRAGSEVVQVYVEAPVSGVERPLKELRAFAKIALGPGESGEVTLEISPRDLSYYDVDAASFRAAAGHYRLLIGAHAQDIRSTITIANPQEWLGAVGDKTI; this is encoded by the coding sequence ATGATCGACCGTCTGCTTGATGAGATGACCCTTGAGGAACAGGTTTCTTTGCTATCCGGTGCGGATTTCTGGACCACGGTGCCGGTGGAGCGGCTCGGTATTGCGAAGATCAAGGTAACCGACGGGCCAAATGGGGCGCGCGGCGGCGGGTCACTGGTTGGCGGCGTGAAGGCGACCTGCTATCCCGTTGCGATTGCGCTCGGTGCCACCTGGAACCCGGCACTTATCGAAGCCATGGGTGTTTCCCTGGCGGGACAGGTGAAAAGCAAGGGCGCGAGCGTCCTTCTTGCGCCAACCGTCAATATCCATCGGTCCGGTTTGAACGGGCGCAATTTCGAATGCTATTCCGAAGACCCCATGCTGACGGCTGCTTTGGCTGTTGCTTATATCAAAGGCGTGCAGAGCCAGGGTGTGGCGGCGACGATCAAGCATTTCGCAGGCAATGAATCCGAGATCGAACGGCAGACCATGTCTTCGGATATCGATGAACGCGCTTTGCGGGAAATCTATCTTCTACCCTTTGAACAGGCCGTGAAAAAGGCTGGTGTCATGGCGGTTATGTCCTCCTATAACCGGCTGAACGGTACCTATACAAGTGAACATGCCTGGCTGTTGACGGATGTTCTGCGCGAGCAATGGGGCTTTGACGGTATTGTCATGTCCGATTGGTTCGGTTCGCATTCCACATCCGAAACCATCAATGCCGGGCTTGATCTGGAAATGCCCGGCCCAACCCGTGACCGTGGTGAAAAGCTGGTGCAGGCGGTTCGCGACGGCACCGTCAGGCCGGAAACAGTACGCGAAGCGGCGGGGCGCATTCTCACTCTGCTGGAGCGGGTCGGGGCGTTTTCATCTGCGCCTGACCTGTCCGAACATGCCGAGGATTTGCCGGCTGACCGGGCGCTAATCCGCAAAATTGGCGCCGAAGGTGCGGTTCTTCTGAAGAATGACAACATCCTGCCGTTGGAAAAGGCATCCCTGAAGCGTGTCGCGGTTATCGGGCCGAATGCCGCTGTTGCCCGGGTGATGGGTGGCGGCAGTGCCCAGATCAATGCCCATTATACGATCAGCCCGCTTGAGGGCATTCGTGCGGCTTTGCAAGGCAGTGTCGACGTTCAGCACAGCGTAGCCTGCGGCAATAGCCGCTTGGTCAAGCTGTTTTCGCAACCGGTCACTGTTGAGTATTTCAAGGGCATCAATTGTCAGGCTACACCTGTGGCGACGGAAACCGTGCAGACGGGGGAATTTTTCTGGTTCGATCTGCCATCGCCGGATCTGTCTCTGGCTGATTTCTCGGTGCGTTTCACTAGTACCTTCACCCCGCAGGAGGATGGGCCGCATCTGCTGGGCATGACCAACTCGGGTCTTGCCAAGCTCTATGTCGATGAAGAACTTGTCATTGACGGCTATACCGGGTGGAAGCGCGGTGAGAATTTCTTTGGCACGGCCAATGATGAAATTCGGCACTCGGTGGAGATGAAGGCTGGCCGTAGCTACGCAATCAAAGTTGAATACCTGTCTCCACCGCCAGAGGAATACGGCATCCATATCACCGCGATCCGTTTCGGCATCGAGAAAATTCTCGGTGAAGACGCGATGGTGGAAGCAGTAGAATGTGCAAGAGGCGCGGATGTGGCGTTGCTCTTTGTTGGGCGCGAGGGGCAATGGGATACGGAAGGTCTCGATCTGCCTGATATGCGCCTGCCGGGCCGTCAGGAAGAATTGATCGAGCGCGTCAGCGCCGTCAATCCGAATTGCGTTGTTGTGCTGCAAACCGGTGGCCCCGTTGAAATGCCTTGGTTGGAAAAGGTCAAGGCGGTGCTTCAGGTCTGGTATCCAGGCCAGGAGCTTGGCAATGCTGTGGCCGATATGCTGTTTGGCGATCAGGAACCGGGCGGGCGTCTACCGCAGACGTTTCCAAAGCAGTTGTCGGATAATTCCGCCATCACAAATGACCCGTCGATCTATCCCGGCAAGGATGGCCATGTGCGTTATGAGGAGGGGGTATTTGTCGGTTACCGTCATCACGACAGCCGTAACATCGAGCCGCTCTTTCCCTTCGGGTTCGGGCTTGGCTACACCAGCTTTCATTGGGATGAGCCTAAGGCCTCCGCATCGGAAATGACCGTATCCGGCATAAAAGTCAGCGTAAAGGTCACCAATACCGGAAAACGGGCAGGGTCCGAAGTGGTGCAGGTTTATGTCGAGGCACCTGTCTCTGGTGTCGAGCGCCCATTGAAGGAGTTGCGGGCCTTTGCCAAAATCGCCCTGGGGCCAGGTGAAAGCGGTGAAGTGACGCTTGAAATCAGCCCGCGCGACCTGAGTTATTACGATGTCGATGCCGCGTCATTCCGGGCAGCTGCGGGACATTATCGGCTGCTGATTGGCGCCCATGCCCAGGACATCCGCAGCACGATCACGATTGCCAATCCGCAGGAATGGCTTGGCGCTGTCGGTGACAAGACGATCTGA
- a CDS encoding M81 family metallopeptidase, which translates to MELRIAVGGIHTECSTSSPVLMQIEDFRVLRGDDLLAADYFSFLGTDGLKPLPLLHARAVPGGPVLRQTYESFKAEFLERLQAALPVDGLYLAMHGAMNVEGIDDAEGDWIASARAVVGLDCPVAASYDLHGNVTQKIIDQLDIFAGYRTAPHIDVRETMVRAWDMLVKALRTGEKPGIAWAPVPVLLPGERTSTEDEPAKSLYLQLPQHDQRPGIWDANLMVGYVWADEPRATACAVVTGVDRSEAQKVAEEIARSYWEARHAFRFGPVTGSLNDMLNIVEKTQTRPIILADSGDNPTGGGVGDRADVLAALIARNFDGAVIGGITDKPAVDACFSAGVGAKLALKVGGSLDPASPSVEVNCEVLRLDDPGVATERQAIVKIGGITLILASKRRPYHNLADFTRHGIDPKAVRLLVVKSGYLSPELQPISNPNLMALTDGVINQDIEALPSKRRKQPTYPFVKDFDYQPQATTSARWTDSDNREGAD; encoded by the coding sequence ATGGAACTTCGAATTGCCGTTGGTGGCATTCATACAGAATGCAGCACGTCATCGCCGGTGCTGATGCAGATCGAGGATTTTCGCGTGCTGCGCGGTGATGATCTTCTTGCCGCCGATTATTTCAGCTTTCTTGGCACGGATGGGCTGAAACCTTTGCCCTTGCTGCATGCCCGCGCTGTTCCAGGAGGCCCGGTTTTGCGCCAGACCTATGAGAGTTTCAAGGCCGAATTCCTGGAAAGGTTGCAGGCCGCTCTGCCGGTGGACGGGCTCTATCTCGCCATGCATGGCGCCATGAATGTCGAAGGCATTGATGATGCCGAGGGTGATTGGATCGCTTCTGCCCGCGCCGTGGTTGGATTGGATTGCCCGGTTGCTGCAAGCTATGATCTGCATGGCAATGTCACCCAGAAAATCATCGATCAACTGGATATTTTCGCCGGTTACCGGACCGCGCCGCATATCGATGTGCGCGAAACCATGGTCCGGGCCTGGGACATGTTGGTAAAAGCACTGCGGACCGGCGAAAAGCCTGGGATCGCCTGGGCGCCTGTGCCGGTTCTTCTTCCCGGAGAACGAACGTCTACCGAAGACGAGCCGGCCAAAAGCCTTTACTTGCAATTGCCCCAGCATGATCAGCGACCGGGCATATGGGATGCCAATCTGATGGTTGGTTATGTCTGGGCCGACGAGCCACGCGCCACGGCCTGTGCCGTGGTCACAGGCGTGGATCGAAGCGAGGCACAAAAGGTGGCTGAAGAGATTGCCCGGTCTTACTGGGAAGCGCGCCATGCCTTCCGGTTCGGCCCGGTGACGGGTTCTTTGAATGACATGCTGAATATCGTCGAAAAGACCCAGACCCGGCCGATTATTCTGGCTGATTCCGGCGACAACCCGACCGGCGGTGGCGTTGGCGACCGCGCCGATGTGTTAGCGGCATTGATTGCTCGTAATTTCGACGGGGCTGTGATTGGCGGGATTACCGACAAGCCCGCAGTCGATGCCTGTTTTTCCGCGGGCGTCGGGGCGAAATTGGCACTGAAGGTCGGTGGCTCACTCGATCCGGCAAGCCCGTCGGTTGAGGTGAATTGCGAGGTGCTTCGGCTGGATGATCCGGGTGTGGCAACGGAGCGTCAGGCCATCGTCAAAATCGGTGGTATTACCCTTATTCTCGCCAGCAAGCGCAGGCCCTACCACAATCTGGCCGATTTCACCCGGCATGGCATTGATCCGAAAGCGGTGCGGTTGCTGGTGGTAAAGTCGGGCTATCTTTCTCCCGAGCTTCAGCCAATTTCCAATCCGAACCTGATGGCGCTGACCGATGGGGTCATCAACCAGGATATCGAAGCCTTGCCGAGCAAGCGCCGCAAACAACCGACCTATCCCTTCGTCAAGGATTTCGACTATCAGCCGCAAGCAACGACTTCAGCGCGTTGGACGGATAGCGACAATCGTGAAGGCGCAGACTGA
- a CDS encoding copper homeostasis protein CutC, which produces MAEREPEKNDRGLLEVCVDSVAGLEAAIAGGADRIELCAALDCGGLTPTSGLMQRAAQAPIPVFAMIRPRAGGFVFSPDEVAVMAADIHAARQAGLAGVVLGASLPDGRLDLEVLGKLTAVASGLAVTLHRAFDLVPDFDEALEQAVALGFGRILTSGGAQSVVDGFDRLTSLSKAAGGRIIILPGGGLRPDRIAPFWQAGLREFHASCSVPATVDPVLVDFGFARAGQAQTDSDLVRRLVEAIDNCRTLP; this is translated from the coding sequence ATGGCAGAACGTGAACCAGAGAAGAACGACCGCGGTTTGCTGGAAGTCTGTGTGGATTCCGTTGCGGGGCTGGAGGCGGCGATTGCCGGTGGCGCGGACCGGATCGAGCTATGCGCCGCCCTTGACTGCGGGGGGCTGACGCCGACATCAGGCCTGATGCAGCGTGCCGCTCAGGCACCCATCCCGGTTTTTGCGATGATCCGGCCACGGGCAGGTGGTTTCGTGTTCTCACCTGATGAGGTCGCCGTCATGGCGGCGGATATCCACGCCGCACGGCAGGCAGGTTTGGCGGGTGTCGTACTTGGGGCGTCTCTGCCTGATGGACGACTGGACCTTGAGGTGCTTGGTAAGCTCACAGCGGTAGCGTCTGGCCTGGCTGTGACATTGCACCGGGCTTTCGACCTCGTGCCAGACTTTGATGAAGCGCTGGAGCAGGCGGTTGCGCTCGGGTTTGGCCGAATTCTCACGTCCGGTGGCGCGCAATCCGTCGTCGACGGTTTCGACCGTTTGACATCGCTTTCAAAAGCGGCAGGTGGCCGGATCATCATCCTGCCCGGTGGTGGGCTGCGGCCTGATCGCATCGCGCCGTTCTGGCAGGCCGGCTTGCGGGAGTTTCACGCCTCTTGCAGCGTGCCAGCGACGGTCGATCCCGTTCTGGTCGATTTTGGTTTTGCCAGGGCGGGGCAGGCGCAGACCGATAGCGATTTGGTCCGCAGACTTGTTGAGGCAATCGACAACTGCCGCACTCTGCCCTGA
- a CDS encoding response regulator transcription factor translates to MRVLLVEDDAVLGQAIRDHVGAAGHAVDWMKGLLDAEACTRTVAYGLILLDLRLPDGNGIDFLKRLRDHGDVTPIIILTAHDQISDRIEGLNSGADDYLVKPFNLDELTARILAVARRYAAKPNPIIRIGTLEINPAERRIADGADAISLSSREWAVLDALLARPGAVVSKSRIEEALYAFGSEIESNTVEVYVSRLRKKIGKDRLLTVRGVGYSIAGAA, encoded by the coding sequence ATGCGGGTATTGCTGGTAGAAGATGACGCTGTTCTGGGTCAGGCCATTCGCGATCATGTCGGGGCGGCCGGTCATGCTGTGGACTGGATGAAGGGGCTACTGGACGCCGAGGCCTGTACCAGGACCGTTGCCTATGGCCTGATACTGCTTGACCTGCGCTTGCCTGACGGCAACGGCATCGACTTTCTGAAACGGTTGCGCGACCATGGCGACGTGACCCCGATCATTATCCTCACCGCCCATGACCAGATTTCGGATCGGATCGAGGGCCTCAACTCCGGTGCTGACGATTATCTGGTCAAGCCATTCAATCTCGATGAGCTGACGGCACGCATATTAGCGGTCGCGCGCCGTTACGCCGCAAAGCCAAATCCAATCATTCGCATCGGCACATTGGAAATCAATCCTGCCGAGCGTCGTATTGCCGACGGTGCCGACGCCATTAGCCTCTCCAGCCGGGAATGGGCGGTGCTTGATGCGCTTTTGGCACGGCCCGGTGCCGTGGTCTCCAAATCCCGCATCGAGGAAGCCCTGTATGCGTTCGGATCTGAAATCGAAAGCAATACGGTGGAAGTCTATGTCAGCCGGTTGCGCAAAAAGATCGGCAAGGATCGCCTGCTAACCGTCCGCGGCGTTGGCTACAGCATTGCGGGAGCGGCATGA
- a CDS encoding acyl-CoA thioesterase: MTEIDEPQGELTLRTLAMPADTNPAGDIFGGWVLAQMDAAAGIRSSERAKGRTVTAAIKEVSFKLPVKVGDTVCIYTSISQVGRTSMTIYVECWVRRQFTQERQKVTDAHFIMVALDEKGAPRQVDPETV, encoded by the coding sequence ATGACCGAGATTGACGAACCCCAGGGCGAATTGACCTTACGCACACTCGCCATGCCAGCCGATACCAATCCCGCCGGGGATATATTCGGTGGCTGGGTTCTGGCGCAGATGGACGCCGCCGCTGGCATCCGCTCTTCCGAGCGCGCGAAAGGTCGCACGGTCACAGCAGCGATAAAGGAAGTCAGCTTCAAGCTGCCGGTCAAGGTCGGTGATACCGTGTGCATCTACACATCCATCAGCCAGGTCGGTCGCACCTCCATGACCATCTATGTCGAGTGCTGGGTCCGCAGGCAGTTTACGCAGGAGCGCCAAAAGGTCACCGATGCCCATTTCATCATGGTGGCGCTGGACGAAAAAGGCGCGCCGCGCCAGGTGGACCCGGAAACCGTATAA
- a CDS encoding IS5 family transposase yields the protein MRGQPGFWDLDDRYERLSAVGDPLEKLNSIIPWAIFEKPLAKALKRSDGSKGGRPPFPSVLMFKILVLQALYNLSDDQAEFVIQDRLSFMRFLGLSLSQKVPDAKTIWLFRESLVRAGAIDNLFARFDKHLSRSGYLAKGGQIVDATIIQAPKQHNSQDEKDAIKAGEIPEDWKDKPARLAQKDRDARWTVKYSKAKRPTETPTSTTTGQHDIAIPMFGYKNHAGIDRAHGFIRGWTVTSASAHDGAQLRNVVTKDNTASTVWADTAYRSKTNEEWLQDNGLKSDIHQKKPKGKPMPEAMSRANGRRSKVRSAIEHVFARQKDKMKLFVRTIGISRARVKIGMANITYNMLRYVWLTGKPRTA from the coding sequence ATGCGTGGGCAACCGGGCTTTTGGGATTTGGATGATCGTTACGAACGGCTGAGTGCCGTCGGCGATCCGCTGGAGAAGCTCAACAGCATCATTCCATGGGCGATATTTGAAAAACCTTTAGCGAAGGCGCTGAAGCGGTCCGACGGATCGAAGGGTGGACGTCCACCATTTCCGTCGGTTCTGATGTTTAAAATCCTGGTGCTGCAAGCGCTTTATAATCTCTCCGACGACCAAGCGGAGTTTGTTATCCAGGACCGGCTGTCGTTTATGCGTTTCCTTGGCCTTTCCCTTTCGCAGAAGGTGCCGGATGCCAAGACGATCTGGCTGTTCCGAGAGAGTTTGGTGCGTGCAGGTGCCATTGATAATCTGTTTGCCCGTTTCGACAAGCATCTCTCACGTTCCGGATATCTGGCCAAAGGCGGGCAGATCGTTGACGCCACGATCATCCAGGCTCCCAAGCAACATAACAGCCAGGACGAGAAAGACGCGATCAAGGCCGGCGAAATCCCTGAGGACTGGAAGGATAAACCCGCCAGGCTGGCCCAGAAGGACCGCGACGCGCGATGGACAGTGAAGTATTCCAAGGCGAAACGGCCAACGGAGACGCCGACGTCGACGACGACTGGCCAGCACGATATTGCCATTCCAATGTTTGGTTACAAAAACCATGCAGGCATCGACCGAGCCCATGGCTTTATCCGGGGATGGACGGTGACGAGTGCGAGCGCCCATGACGGAGCCCAGCTTCGAAACGTAGTGACCAAAGACAATACCGCGTCGACGGTCTGGGCCGATACGGCCTATCGCTCCAAGACCAACGAGGAATGGTTGCAGGACAATGGCCTAAAGTCCGACATCCATCAGAAGAAGCCAAAGGGCAAACCCATGCCGGAGGCGATGTCGCGCGCCAACGGCCGTCGTTCGAAGGTCCGCTCCGCCATCGAACATGTCTTTGCGCGGCAGAAGGACAAGATGAAGCTCTTCGTGCGCACCATCGGAATCAGCCGAGCGAGGGTGAAGATCGGCATGGCCAATATCACCTACAACATGCTTCGCTATGTCTGGCTGACTGGAAAACCACGGACCGCATAA